In one Polaribacter sp. ALD11 genomic region, the following are encoded:
- the cysS gene encoding cysteine--tRNA ligase, giving the protein MERYKENQLKVYNSLSKKKENFKPITEGYVGMYVCGPTVYSNAHLGNVRTFMFFDVVYRYLLHLGYKVRYVRNITDAGHLENDAEEGEDKIAKKARLEEIEPMEVVQRYTVDFHNVLKNYNFLPPSIEPTATGHIVEQIEMIKEIIEKGFAYEVNGSVYFDVLEYNKKENYGILSGRKVEDLLHNTRTLDGQSDKKNPQDFALWKKADERHIMRWPSPWSDGFPGWHLECSVMSTKYLGEQFDIHGGGMDLKFPHHECEIAQSKTCSGKTPVNYWMHTNMLSLNGQRMAKSTGNFILPNEILSGENDILPKAFSASVVRFFNMQANYRSILDFSGEALEASEKGHGKLMEAVNFLENVEAGKTSTFNIQDWSKACYSAMNDDFNTPILIANLFDAVKVINQIKDQKASLTAEDLLEFKETLNGFVFDVLGLMNENSQDNSEKINGVVALLIKLRKEARENKDWALSDQIRDELIELGIQLKDGKEGTTFLVN; this is encoded by the coding sequence ATGGAACGCTACAAAGAAAATCAATTAAAAGTATACAATTCTCTATCTAAAAAGAAAGAGAATTTCAAACCCATAACAGAAGGTTACGTAGGCATGTATGTTTGCGGCCCAACAGTTTATAGTAATGCCCATTTAGGAAACGTAAGAACTTTTATGTTTTTTGATGTTGTGTATCGTTATTTATTGCATTTAGGTTACAAAGTACGTTATGTACGTAATATTACTGATGCAGGTCACTTAGAAAATGATGCCGAAGAAGGTGAAGATAAAATTGCTAAAAAAGCACGTTTAGAAGAAATTGAACCTATGGAAGTTGTACAGCGCTATACTGTAGATTTTCATAATGTGCTTAAAAATTACAATTTTTTACCACCAAGTATAGAACCAACCGCAACAGGTCATATTGTAGAACAAATAGAAATGATTAAAGAGATCATAGAAAAAGGTTTTGCTTATGAAGTAAATGGTTCTGTGTATTTTGATGTTTTAGAATACAATAAAAAAGAAAATTACGGAATTCTCTCTGGAAGAAAAGTGGAAGATTTATTACATAATACTAGAACTTTAGACGGACAATCAGATAAGAAAAATCCTCAAGATTTTGCACTTTGGAAAAAAGCAGATGAACGCCATATTATGCGTTGGCCATCTCCTTGGAGTGATGGTTTTCCTGGTTGGCATTTAGAATGTTCTGTAATGAGTACAAAATATTTAGGTGAGCAGTTCGATATTCATGGAGGTGGAATGGATTTAAAATTCCCGCATCACGAATGTGAAATTGCACAATCTAAAACATGTAGTGGTAAAACGCCTGTTAACTATTGGATGCATACAAATATGCTTTCTTTAAATGGCCAAAGAATGGCAAAATCTACAGGAAACTTTATTTTACCTAATGAAATTTTATCTGGAGAAAATGACATTTTACCAAAAGCATTTTCAGCAAGTGTTGTTCGTTTCTTTAATATGCAGGCAAACTATAGAAGTATTTTAGATTTTTCTGGTGAAGCTTTAGAAGCTTCGGAAAAAGGACACGGAAAGTTGATGGAAGCTGTTAATTTTTTAGAGAATGTTGAAGCTGGCAAAACATCTACTTTTAACATTCAAGATTGGAGTAAAGCTTGTTATTCCGCAATGAATGACGATTTTAATACGCCAATTTTAATTGCTAATTTATTTGATGCTGTAAAAGTAATCAATCAAATAAAAGACCAAAAAGCAAGTTTAACTGCAGAAGATTTACTTGAATTTAAAGAAACTCTAAACGGATTTGTTTTTGATGTTTTAGGTTTGATGAATGAAAATTCACAAGACAATTCAGAAAAAATAAATGGAGTAGTAGCATTATTAATTAAATTAAGAAAAGAAGCAAGAGAAAATAAAGATTGGGCATTATCAGATCAAATTAGAGATGAATTAATTGAGCTAGGAATTCAATTAAAAGATGGTAAAGAAGGCACAACGTTTTTAGTAAATTAA
- the yidD gene encoding membrane protein insertion efficiency factor YidD, with protein sequence MKKILSYPFILLVRFYQSAISPFTPATCRYSPTCSHYTIEALQKHGLFSGGWLALKRIFSCHPWGGSGYDPVPEKKE encoded by the coding sequence TTGAAGAAAATACTTTCATATCCTTTTATTTTACTTGTTCGTTTTTACCAAAGCGCAATTTCACCATTTACACCAGCAACTTGTAGATATAGTCCTACCTGCTCGCATTATACAATAGAAGCATTGCAAAAACACGGTCTTTTTTCTGGTGGTTGGTTGGCTTTGAAAAGGATATTTAGTTGTCATCCATGGGGCGGAAGTGGTTATGATCCTGTACCAGAAAAGAAAGAATAA
- the lgt gene encoding prolipoprotein diacylglyceryl transferase: MNFLAIEWNPSIGIDLGFFVIRWYSLMFVTAFLLGLRFMKKIYVEDKIPVEKMDPLFMYVFLSMLIGMRLGDVFFYSWDYYQNNLLEIFLPFKNSAEGWKFTGYTGFASHGAAIGIPIAMYFYAKKHLNKPWLFILDRLAIMVALAGFFIRFGNFFNSEIYGKETGSSFGVIFKAAGETVARHPTQLYEAFSYLALFFVLWHLYWKTNKKEQTGFLFGVFMVVLWSLRFIIEFLKEPQVQERGQEWVFSPLNTGQVLSIPLVLIGVWLMVRKSKKVA, from the coding sequence ATGAATTTTTTAGCAATAGAGTGGAATCCTTCGATAGGAATAGATTTAGGTTTTTTTGTAATTCGTTGGTACAGCTTAATGTTTGTAACTGCTTTCTTATTAGGATTGCGTTTCATGAAAAAAATCTACGTAGAAGATAAAATTCCTGTAGAAAAGATGGATCCATTATTTATGTATGTTTTTCTTTCTATGTTAATAGGAATGCGTTTAGGAGATGTTTTCTTTTATAGTTGGGATTATTATCAGAACAATTTATTAGAAATATTTTTGCCATTTAAAAATTCTGCAGAAGGTTGGAAATTTACAGGGTATACAGGTTTCGCCAGTCATGGTGCAGCAATAGGTATTCCTATTGCGATGTATTTCTACGCTAAAAAACATTTAAACAAACCTTGGTTATTTATTTTAGATAGATTGGCTATTATGGTTGCTTTGGCAGGGTTTTTCATTCGTTTTGGTAATTTTTTCAATTCAGAAATTTACGGGAAAGAAACAGGATCTAGTTTTGGAGTTATTTTTAAAGCAGCAGGAGAAACAGTTGCAAGACATCCAACACAATTATATGAAGCTTTTAGTTATTTAGCATTGTTCTTTGTATTATGGCATTTATATTGGAAAACAAATAAAAAAGAACAAACAGGTTTCCTTTTTGGAGTATTTATGGTAGTTTTATGGTCATTACGTTTTATAATAGAGTTTTTAAAAGAACCACAAGTGCAAGAAAGAGGACAAGAATGGGTTTTTAGTCCGTTAAATACAGGGCAAGTTTTAAGTATTCCTTTAGTTTTAATTGGAGTTTGGTTAATGGTTAGAAAATCAAAAAAAGTAGCTTAG
- a CDS encoding DUF6787 family protein yields the protein MEKLKQRWGIESNWSILAIFIVFAINGSFATWVAKPITNFLGLNPETISGFIYWPLRILLIFPIYQLTLPIVGWFFGQFKFFWAFEKKFLSRLGLGFLFKAKG from the coding sequence ATGGAAAAATTAAAACAACGTTGGGGAATAGAAAGTAATTGGTCTATTTTGGCCATATTTATTGTTTTCGCAATTAATGGATCTTTTGCCACCTGGGTAGCAAAACCCATTACTAATTTTTTGGGTTTAAATCCTGAAACTATTTCGGGTTTTATTTATTGGCCTTTAAGAATCTTACTTATATTTCCTATTTATCAACTAACCTTACCAATTGTAGGTTGGTTTTTTGGTCAATTCAAATTTTTCTGGGCTTTTGAAAAGAAATTTTTAAGCAGATTAGGTTTGGGCTTTTTATTTAAAGCGAAGGGTTAA
- a CDS encoding CoA pyrophosphatase, with protein sequence MKFNQFKNKIASLKAKGLGGLDAQFKLAPELRLRYDADTIKASNPRKAAVLALFYPNGKEETTFILTERASYKGTHSAQISFPGGKIDKTDINLQETALREAFEEIGVLPKSVEIIRELTDVYIPPSNFLATPFIGFSAEKPFFVTNYEVENTIEVLLEDLLNETSLSTVNLSTSYMDNIDVPCFKLNGYVVWGATAMMLSEIKELLKH encoded by the coding sequence GTGAAATTTAATCAATTCAAAAATAAAATAGCATCACTTAAAGCTAAAGGTTTAGGCGGTTTAGATGCACAATTTAAACTAGCACCAGAACTTCGTTTAAGATATGATGCCGATACAATTAAAGCAAGCAATCCAAGAAAAGCGGCAGTTTTGGCATTGTTTTATCCGAACGGAAAAGAAGAAACGACCTTTATTTTAACAGAAAGAGCCAGTTATAAAGGCACACATTCTGCACAAATAAGTTTTCCTGGAGGCAAAATTGATAAAACTGATATTAATTTACAAGAAACAGCTTTAAGAGAAGCTTTTGAAGAAATAGGGGTATTGCCAAAATCTGTAGAAATTATTAGAGAACTGACGGATGTTTATATTCCGCCAAGTAATTTTTTAGCAACTCCTTTTATTGGTTTTTCCGCTGAAAAGCCTTTTTTTGTCACCAATTATGAAGTTGAAAATACGATTGAAGTTTTGTTAGAAGATTTATTAAATGAAACCTCTTTATCTACTGTAAATCTATCTACTTCTTATATGGATAATATTGACGTACCCTGCTTTAAGTTAAATGGTTACGTGGTTTGGGGTGCTACAGCAATGATGCTTTCAGAAATTAAAGAACTTTTAAAACATTAA
- a CDS encoding 1-acyl-sn-glycerol-3-phosphate acyltransferase has translation MPLFKRNPFGHILFLKKMIIRLFGLISHGRYRKFNNLQIEGSEILRNLPDNNVLFISNHQTYFADVAAMFHVFNAALSGRDDSIKNVGYIWHPKLNIYFVAAGETMKSGLLPKIFAYAGSVSIDRTWRNAGKNVNRQVKNSDISNIQKAIKDGWVITFPQGTTTPFKPIRRGTAHIIKTCKPVVVPIVIDGFRRSFDKKGLSIKKRNVLQSMVIKEPLEIDYENESIADIVTKIEFAIEQHPSFLKVLSVKELEELTKEEEELNKKREFWSS, from the coding sequence ATGCCCTTATTTAAAAGAAATCCTTTTGGTCATATCTTATTTTTAAAAAAGATGATCATTAGACTTTTCGGCTTGATTTCTCACGGTAGATATCGTAAATTCAATAATTTACAGATAGAAGGTTCAGAAATTTTAAGAAATTTACCAGATAATAATGTTTTATTCATTTCAAATCATCAAACTTACTTTGCAGATGTAGCAGCGATGTTTCATGTATTTAATGCTGCCTTAAGTGGTAGAGATGATTCTATTAAAAATGTTGGGTACATCTGGCATCCGAAATTAAATATTTATTTTGTTGCTGCTGGTGAAACAATGAAATCGGGTTTGTTACCAAAAATATTTGCGTATGCAGGTTCTGTTTCTATTGATAGAACTTGGCGAAATGCAGGGAAAAATGTAAACAGACAAGTAAAAAATTCTGATATTTCTAACATTCAAAAAGCCATAAAAGACGGTTGGGTTATTACATTCCCTCAAGGAACCACAACGCCTTTTAAGCCAATTAGAAGAGGAACTGCTCATATTATAAAAACCTGTAAGCCAGTTGTTGTCCCAATTGTAATCGATGGTTTTAGACGTTCTTTTGATAAAAAAGGGTTGAGCATAAAAAAACGAAATGTACTACAATCTATGGTTATTAAAGAGCCATTAGAAATAGATTATGAGAATGAAAGTATTGCAGATATTGTTACTAAAATTGAATTTGCAATAGAACAACATCCTTCATTTTTGAAAGTTTTATCTGTTAAGGAGTTAGAAGAACTTACAAAAGAAGAAGAAGAATTGAATAAAAAAAGGGAGTTTTGGAGTTCTTAA
- a CDS encoding aldo/keto reductase — protein MAKYKADSERYTKMNYRRTGNSGLLLPELSLGLWHNFGKNDDFENARNLLKCAFDNGITHFDLANNYGPPYGSAEKTFGQILKKDFKKYRDQLIISSKAGYDMWEGPYGDLGSKKYLVASLDQSLKRMGLDYVDIFYHHRPDYDTPLEETMGTLDLMVRQGKALYIGLSNYQPEEAEKAFKILKDLGTPCLIHQPRYNLFDRWIEDGLLDLLGNSGIGAICFSPLAQGMLTDKYIKGLPKDSRAVKDGRYLKTDKVMEMLPKIKALNEIAESRNQKLAQMAISWILKDDRITSVLIGASKTEQIIDSVKAIENTVFSKNEILAIDTILKE, from the coding sequence ATGGCGAAATACAAAGCAGATTCAGAAAGATATACCAAAATGAACTACAGAAGAACAGGAAATAGTGGTTTGCTTTTACCGGAACTTTCTTTAGGTTTATGGCATAATTTCGGTAAAAATGATGATTTTGAAAATGCTAGAAATCTCTTAAAATGTGCTTTCGATAACGGAATTACACATTTTGACTTGGCAAATAACTATGGTCCGCCTTATGGTTCTGCTGAAAAAACATTTGGACAAATCTTAAAGAAAGACTTCAAAAAATATAGAGATCAATTAATTATTTCCTCGAAAGCGGGGTATGATATGTGGGAAGGTCCTTATGGAGATTTGGGTTCTAAAAAATACTTAGTTGCTAGTTTAGATCAAAGTTTAAAAAGAATGGGCTTAGATTATGTAGATATATTTTACCATCACAGACCAGACTATGATACGCCTTTAGAAGAAACCATGGGTACTTTAGATTTAATGGTAAGACAAGGAAAAGCATTGTATATTGGTTTGTCTAATTATCAACCAGAAGAAGCGGAAAAAGCATTTAAAATTCTGAAAGATTTAGGAACTCCTTGTTTAATTCACCAACCAAGATATAACTTGTTTGATCGTTGGATAGAGGACGGCTTATTAGATTTATTAGGAAACTCTGGCATTGGTGCTATTTGTTTTTCGCCTTTGGCACAAGGAATGTTAACCGATAAATATATTAAAGGATTACCAAAAGATTCTAGAGCGGTAAAAGATGGTCGTTACTTAAAAACAGATAAGGTAATGGAAATGCTTCCTAAAATTAAGGCATTGAACGAAATTGCAGAAAGCAGAAATCAGAAATTAGCACAAATGGCAATTTCTTGGATTTTAAAAGATGACAGAATTACATCTGTTTTAATTGGTGCAAGTAAAACCGAACAAATTATAGATAGTGTAAAGGCAATTGAAAATACTGTTTTTTCTAAAAATGAAATACTTGCTATTGATACCATTTTAAAAGAATAA
- a CDS encoding FAD-binding and (Fe-S)-binding domain-containing protein: MIQNTVLEQLHQSLSGDVLFDSLHKTLYATDASVYRKIPLAVAFPKDVKDLKYLIAFATKNKITLIPRTAGTSLAGQCVGDGIVVDVSKHFTNIISFDEAAKTIKLEPGIVRDSLNAYLKPFGLFFGPNTSTSNRCMMGGMVGNNSSGSTSIKYGVTRDKVLEIEAILSDGSSVVFNKITSAAFINKTKENTREGQIYKSLFDELSNEENQQEIKNEFPKATIHRRCTGYAVDELLTSDLFGGTSPTINVAKLLAGSEGTLAFSTSITLQLDALPPAESIMVCTHFTSINESLLATVTAMNHNLYNCELMDKTILDCTKNNRDLAKNRFFLQGDPEAILMLEVSANTLPEAEILANNLIADLEKNNFGYYHPKIYGEDIAKVHYLRKAGLGALGNMIGDKKAVACIEDTAVALEDLPNYIAEFTQIMSNYKQNAVYYAHAGAGELHLRPILNLKKKEDVVLFRKITTETAQLVKKYKGSFSGEHGDGIVRAEFIPLMIGEQNYQLLRRIKKAFDPNNVFNQGKITDAFAMDESLRYEIDRVEPKIATIQDFSDSEGILKLAEKCNGSGDCRKPVEAGGTMCPSYRATKNEKDTTRARANTLREFLTNSEEANKFNHKELKDVFDLCLSCKACASECPSNVDIATMKAEFLYQYQETNGYSFRSKLFANNVKYNKLGSIAPALTNAILNTPFAKAAMGVAQKRSVPKLAPKTLKNWYKKQQKSTHKKIVYLFCDEFTNFYDVEIGKDAFSLFEKLGYNLQIVPHEESGRSFISKGFLKQAKVVCNLNVAVFKDIITAETPLIGIEPSAILTFRDEYIRLADDKTSAEKIAENVFTFEEFLAKEVEKGDIDTSLFTSETKTLKIHGHCHQKALSGTHASFQILNIPTNYRVTIINSGCCGMAGSFGYEKEHYDLSMQVGEDTLFPKVRNTPMETEIVAAGTSCRHQIFDGTKRVAKHPITILKEALA; encoded by the coding sequence ATGATTCAAAATACAGTTTTAGAACAACTTCATCAATCACTTTCTGGTGATGTACTTTTCGATAGTTTACACAAAACTTTATACGCTACAGACGCTTCTGTATATCGAAAAATTCCGTTGGCTGTTGCGTTTCCAAAAGATGTAAAAGACCTTAAATACTTAATTGCTTTTGCTACAAAAAATAAGATTACGCTTATACCAAGAACTGCAGGAACTTCTTTGGCTGGCCAATGTGTTGGAGACGGAATTGTGGTAGATGTTTCTAAACATTTTACAAATATTATCTCTTTTGATGAAGCTGCAAAAACTATAAAATTAGAACCAGGAATTGTAAGAGATTCTTTAAATGCGTACTTAAAACCTTTCGGCTTATTTTTTGGCCCGAATACTTCTACATCTAATCGTTGTATGATGGGCGGAATGGTTGGTAATAATTCTTCTGGAAGTACGTCTATAAAGTATGGCGTTACCCGTGATAAAGTGTTAGAAATTGAAGCTATTTTAAGTGACGGAAGTTCTGTTGTTTTTAACAAAATTACATCAGCTGCATTCATCAATAAAACAAAAGAAAATACCCGAGAGGGACAAATTTATAAAAGCCTTTTTGACGAGCTCTCTAACGAAGAGAATCAGCAAGAAATTAAAAATGAGTTTCCGAAAGCAACCATTCATAGAAGATGTACAGGTTATGCGGTAGACGAATTACTAACTTCCGATTTATTCGGTGGAACATCTCCAACCATAAATGTTGCAAAATTATTAGCTGGTAGTGAAGGAACTTTGGCTTTTTCAACGTCAATTACATTACAATTAGACGCTTTGCCTCCTGCTGAAAGTATTATGGTCTGTACACATTTTACAAGTATTAATGAAAGTTTATTGGCTACGGTAACTGCCATGAATCATAATTTGTACAATTGCGAATTAATGGATAAAACCATTTTAGATTGTACAAAGAACAACAGAGATTTGGCTAAAAATCGCTTCTTTTTACAAGGAGATCCGGAAGCTATTTTAATGTTAGAAGTTTCTGCAAACACACTTCCAGAAGCAGAAATTTTAGCAAATAATTTAATTGCAGATTTAGAAAAAAATAACTTCGGGTATTACCATCCAAAAATATATGGAGAAGACATTGCAAAGGTTCATTATTTAAGAAAGGCAGGTTTAGGTGCTTTGGGAAATATGATTGGTGATAAAAAAGCGGTGGCGTGTATTGAAGATACGGCTGTGGCTTTAGAAGATTTGCCAAATTATATTGCAGAGTTTACTCAAATAATGTCTAATTACAAGCAAAATGCGGTGTATTATGCACATGCAGGCGCTGGAGAATTGCATTTACGTCCGATTTTAAACCTGAAAAAGAAGGAAGATGTTGTCTTATTTCGAAAAATTACGACTGAGACTGCGCAGTTAGTAAAAAAATACAAAGGTTCTTTTTCTGGGGAACATGGAGACGGAATTGTGCGTGCAGAATTTATACCTTTAATGATTGGGGAACAAAATTATCAATTATTAAGACGTATTAAAAAAGCCTTTGATCCAAACAATGTGTTCAATCAAGGCAAAATTACAGATGCTTTTGCGATGGATGAAAGTCTGCGTTATGAAATTGATAGAGTTGAACCAAAAATAGCAACCATTCAAGATTTTTCTGACAGCGAAGGAATTTTAAAATTAGCAGAAAAATGCAACGGTTCTGGCGATTGTAGAAAACCTGTAGAAGCCGGCGGAACAATGTGCCCAAGTTACAGAGCTACCAAAAACGAGAAAGATACCACAAGAGCAAGAGCAAATACCTTACGTGAATTTTTAACAAATTCAGAAGAAGCAAATAAATTTAATCACAAAGAATTAAAAGACGTTTTCGATTTGTGTTTAAGTTGTAAAGCCTGTGCATCCGAATGCCCAAGTAACGTAGATATTGCTACTATGAAGGCAGAGTTTTTATATCAATATCAAGAAACAAATGGGTATTCTTTTAGAAGCAAATTGTTTGCAAATAATGTAAAATATAACAAATTAGGTAGCATAGCTCCTGCCCTAACAAATGCTATTTTAAATACTCCTTTTGCAAAAGCAGCCATGGGCGTTGCACAGAAAAGAAGTGTGCCTAAGTTGGCTCCGAAAACTTTAAAAAACTGGTATAAAAAACAGCAAAAATCAACCCATAAAAAAATTGTTTATTTATTTTGTGATGAATTTACCAACTTTTACGATGTAGAAATTGGAAAAGATGCCTTTTCTCTTTTTGAAAAATTAGGGTATAACTTACAAATTGTACCTCATGAAGAATCTGGAAGAAGCTTTATTTCTAAAGGATTTTTAAAACAAGCAAAAGTAGTTTGTAACTTAAATGTGGCTGTTTTTAAAGATATAATTACAGCAGAAACGCCTTTAATAGGAATAGAACCTTCTGCTATTTTAACCTTTAGAGACGAATATATTCGGTTAGCAGACGATAAAACATCCGCAGAAAAAATAGCTGAAAATGTTTTTACTTTTGAAGAGTTTCTGGCGAAAGAAGTTGAAAAAGGAGATATAGATACGTCGTTGTTTACTTCAGAAACGAAGACACTTAAAATACACGGACATTGTCATCAAAAAGCATTGTCTGGAACGCATGCAAGTTTTCAAATTTTAAATATTCCAACAAATTATAGAGTAACAATCATTAATTCTGGTTGTTGCGGAATGGCAGGTTCTTTCGGGTATGAAAAAGAACATTACGATCTTTCGATGCAAGTTGGTGAAGATACCTTGTTCCCGAAGGTAAGGAATACACCAATGGAGACAGAAATTGTTGCTGCTGGAACGAGTTGCAGACATCAAATTTTTGATGGAACAAAACGTGTTGCAAAACACCCAATAACTATTTTAAAAGAAGCATTAGCCTAG
- a CDS encoding methyltransferase: MNSNIQINKPTPIVPGDDLIKFESTTDVRETIYAMKDGKSVLITEFYSNGMLLLKELHKHLKNRLPNKTFSEQRAYRAAYHQLSNQVLVKIKKHEVVLKKAPSIGWLEKLYPDNNSFFLTFPQVQGLNSAWQWFTNGIKVPVLRNKIHPFYGTYFPTRFDHLILFDNWLKRYEGPKKSAIDVGIGSGVLSFQMVQHGFQKVFGTDTNPNAIVGLQEFMGDTKLSRKIELFYGNLFATIEKEAELIVFNPPWLPAASPIENIDEAIYYNKNLFPKFFAEANNRLSKDGKLVVLFSNLAEITNVSKEHPIEKELAKGVRFKLEKCLKKTVKTASDKTKRNQTWRAAEEVQLWVLTKV; this comes from the coding sequence ATGAATTCTAATATACAAATAAACAAACCAACACCAATTGTTCCTGGAGACGATTTAATAAAATTTGAAAGTACAACAGACGTAAGAGAAACCATTTACGCAATGAAAGATGGGAAGTCGGTTTTGATTACTGAATTTTATAGCAACGGAATGTTACTTTTAAAAGAGTTGCACAAACATTTAAAAAATAGGTTGCCAAATAAGACGTTTTCAGAACAACGTGCCTATCGCGCAGCATATCACCAACTTTCGAATCAGGTTTTAGTGAAAATTAAAAAACACGAAGTTGTTTTAAAAAAAGCACCTAGCATTGGTTGGTTAGAAAAATTGTATCCAGATAATAATAGTTTTTTCTTAACGTTTCCACAAGTTCAAGGACTAAATAGTGCGTGGCAATGGTTTACAAACGGAATTAAAGTACCTGTTTTAAGAAATAAAATTCATCCTTTTTATGGTACGTATTTTCCAACGCGTTTCGATCATTTAATCTTGTTTGACAATTGGTTAAAGCGTTATGAAGGACCTAAAAAATCTGCCATAGATGTTGGTATTGGTAGTGGTGTACTTTCTTTTCAGATGGTACAACATGGTTTTCAGAAAGTATTTGGTACAGATACCAACCCGAATGCAATTGTTGGTTTACAAGAGTTTATGGGCGATACCAAATTGTCTCGTAAAATCGAATTATTTTACGGAAACCTTTTTGCTACGATAGAAAAAGAAGCAGAATTAATTGTTTTTAATCCGCCTTGGCTGCCAGCAGCGTCTCCTATAGAAAATATAGACGAAGCTATTTATTACAATAAAAACTTGTTTCCAAAGTTTTTTGCTGAAGCAAATAACAGATTATCGAAAGACGGAAAATTAGTAGTATTATTCTCTAATTTGGCTGAAATAACCAACGTTTCTAAGGAACATCCAATAGAAAAGGAATTGGCAAAAGGTGTCCGTTTTAAATTAGAAAAGTGTTTGAAGAAAACAGTAAAAACGGCTTCTGATAAAACAAAACGAAATCAAACTTGGCGTGCAGCCGAAGAAGTGCAACTTTGGGTTTTGACTAAGGTATAG